The Belonocnema kinseyi isolate 2016_QV_RU_SX_M_011 chromosome 2, B_treatae_v1, whole genome shotgun sequence nucleotide sequence TAGATTAGAATTAACACAAGTCTTCTTTCCAGCCTCGATAAGTGCCAATAAACATTCGGACGACAGTTCATCTTCCGTTTGTGATTTAAGGATATCTAAAAATGCTTCCTCTTCTAAATATCAGTCCGACAGCGATGATACAAATCACACAAAACGATTCGCTCGCTTTTCTAATTTGAATAATGCCAGCAACTTTGAGAGCGATtctgtaaatgaaaatttcatgCCAAGAACCAATACCAGGCGCAAAAGGAAGTTTAAGAGAATGGCTATTGACTCTGATTCGAATCCGTCAACATCGCAAGCAGttacaattatttcaagttcAGTTGGTAAAAAGAAACGAGTGTTTAGAAATGATTGCGAAAACAGATACGGAGCAATATGGTATGTTAATTTCAGTTGATCTTTATGTATTTCGAATACAAAACAGGGCATATTTTGTAGCAcgataaatttaattcaattttcaggtgTGGAAAAAGGAAAAGATCCTGCAGAGAGCGATCAACTGATTGCGAAATGCGTTCTCCGAAACCATCTCGTGCTTCAAAATCGAAGAATAGGGAAAAAGTTCGAGGTGAGGATGCAATGGACTGTTCGCGTGTATCTAGTTCCAGTATTTCTTCTAGCGATTCGGAAGCAGGAATCGTGACCAACGATGAAGATCGTGAAGGTAAAAATTACGATtctttagagaaaataaaaaaaaaattggatcatTCTGAGGGATTTATCACTCTTGAAATCACGTCTACGaaccttcgtgaaatcttttttaaattatttgaaatatttaaaaaccctggaaatctttgctaaatcttcttctgaaatatctttaaatcttttgtaatctttgaaatatttaaaaatattttgtgaaattcttgaattaatattaaatattttaaaaaaatattattttgaaaatcttaaaaatctttataaaataattaaaacccttttaaaatatgtgacattttttccaatgttcGTTGTGAAGTCTTtgcaaaatcttctaaaataatttgaaatcttttaaaatgattggaaaattttaataaatctttgttgaatcttctgaaataatttaaaatcgttctgaaatcattaaaattttcgttGTTTAATCTTTTCGAAGTTTTGACATctttgaatatttgtgaaatcttttgatctttttaaaatctttaaatcttctaaaataagttgaaataatgctttcaaatcttagaaatatttcagCTGCTTTtagaatcattcaaattttgtataaaatcattgaagtatttgaaatcagtgaaatctttttaaatcttttgaaatcttaaaaaaaattttaattattttgtgatattgaaatctttggaaagtagttgaagcctttgaaatattatcaattttgctGTTAAATctatgtaaaattattcaaatgttttgaaacctttaaaatctttgtgacattattgaaattttcgttGTGTAATCTTTTCGAAatgcttgaaatattaaaaaatttgtgtaatctttttatttctgttaaatttttgaaatctttgtgaaatttgtttaatcttctaaaataagttgaaatatttaaataaaattgtaaatcctttcgaatcttagaaatctggaataatatttggtgaaatcattaaaatctataaaataattgaaatatttgtttaatcttttgaaatactttgaaatcattgaagtctttacaatattctaaaataagttgaaataaatctttaaagtctTCGAAGTATTTCAGCTGCTTTTAGAACtatacacatttttataaaatcatttaaatccgtgaaatctttttaaatcttttgaaatattaaaaaatgtaaatctgaaatctttaaaattattttgtgatattgaaatatttcgaaaatagttgaagcctttgaaataatataaattttgttgtgaaatctttggaaaatctttaaaattatttgaaatgtttttaaacctttgaaatcttagcgaaagtttctgaaatttttttttaaatctttgttcaatctttgtgacattattgaaattttcgttGTGTAATCttttcgaaatcattgaaatattgaaaaatctgtgTAATCTTTTGATTTCGGTTaggtttttgaaatctttgtgaagtttgtttaatcttctaaaataagttgaaatcattaaaatctccaaaataattgaaatatttttttaatcttctgaaatactttgaaatcattgtaaaatcattgaagtctttaaaattttcgaaaataagttgaaataaatctgtaaagttttagaaatatttcagctGCTTTTAGAATCCttcaaattattatgaaatcatttaaatatttgaaatcagctacgtttattctaaaatatttttaaatctttcaaatcttttttttttacagttttgaaatttattctgtgatataattgaaatattttttgaaaatttgtgaattcttttaaatctttatgtaagcattgaaatatttttaaatcatttgaagtaAATCTTGAGtatcttggaaatattttatcTGATTTTAGAATCATTccaatatttatgaaattgaaatattgttaatattctgaaatattttaaaatctttgtgaaatcagttaaatcttctaaaataagttgaaataagtctttcaaatcttagaaatatttgagCGGCTTTTAGAAgcattcaaatttatataaaatcattgaaatcttttaaatcagcgaaatcttctgaaatcttaaaaaaatttaatctttgatatctttaaatttatttttgatatcattgaaatatttgtaatttttgttgtgaaatatttagaaaatctttaaaattatttgaaatgtttttaaacctaTGGAATCTTAGCGAATgcttctgaaataatttaaataattttaaaatctttgtgaaattactgaaattttcgttgtgtaatttttcgaaatcctttaaatatttaaaaatttgtgtaatctTTTGATTTCTATTGAACCtttgaaatacttgtaaaatctttaaagataatttaaatacttcgaaattttctggaatcttcgaaatattgaaaaatgtttttagaaaaatttgaaaattttgcgaaatctttgacaATATTTGGAagtcttgaaatgttttaaaatccttgaattattaaaaactattcagtgaagtcatttaaatctttgtcaaatctttgaaatatttttaatcttctgaaatcatttgaaatctggaaaatctttgtgaaatcattggaatctttcaaacaatttttttaaattattaaaatcattgtaaaataattaaaatgtttgaaattttttgaaagctttgtggtgaaatctgagaatttttttcgaaatcttctgaaatgatTCGAAATATGTTTAAACCTATTAAATCTTTGCGAGATCttctgaaacaatttaaattctttgaaatttttatgaatctgaaatattgagaaatattgtcagaaattgttaaaaaatattacaaaacaaaaatgtcaattattttgaCTCGGCGAAATCTTCCGAAAtgtgtggttttaaatattttgaaatcattcaattcttttggaatccttgatttatttggaaaatattaggtaaaatcattcaaatttttttaatcttctgaaattgttgtgaaattattgacatttttgttgtgtaatattttctaagtctttgaaatgttttgcatTCTtctatatctttttcaaattttttaatcttgtgaaatactttgaaataatttatgaaaccattgaaatatttgaaatcttctgtaataattcgaagtatttaaaaatctttataatcttttctaagttctgaaatctttaaaagtatttgGTAATCATTAACacctttaaaatttgttgaaatatttgcgaaatctttataatcttctaaaaggatttggaaactttgaaatattttaaagtttttcggaatatttgaaatattgaaaaatatcttgtaaaatcattgaaattttagtgaaatcaCTGAAGTATTCAAACTCtgcgaaatcttctgaaatagtttctaatattttgaaatcattcaaatattttagaatcattaagttattgaaaaatgttaggtgaaatgatttaaatattacatgtttttttttttttaatctttgtgaaatcattgacattttggttgtatttgaaatgttttgaattcttctatatcttaaaaaaaaattttaatcgtgtgaaatgctttgaaatcttctgaaataaatctttaaacaaaaattttagctgccttagaaacattcaaatcttctgaaataattggaaatatttaaaaaactttttaatttttccaatttacaaaatcttaaaaaatatttggtgaaatcaTTGACACCTTTGAAATGTGTTTGAATATTTGCGAAAGCATTTGTAATCTTCTAAAATGACTGGGaacctttgatatcttttgattGCTTTCgggatctttgaaatattaaaaaatatcttgttaagtcattgaagtatttgaaatatatgcgaagtcttctgaaatattaaaaatctttttgctttattgaaaccttgaaaaatatattgaaatcttagaattctttcagaattttttatctattttgtattttgttctATTTCTTTTCGAATCTTTACAATTGCtgtgaagtttttgaaatctgATAAACAGTAAATAGTCGAGTAGTTAACTCATCGTATGATTGATACGAAATTAAGCCAAATAACTCTATCTAATAAGCGTCTCACTTCCCAGGCGATGATGAGCAATCCGACTGGATCGGAGAATCAAGTTGGTGGGATGATACGGAAAGTATTAGCGAAGATAAAGTAGCAACAGATCCTACTTTCCAAGCAATTCTTCACGGAAGTTTCGAGCATCTAAGCGACGAAGTCAGAAAATCATACAAACAAAGAATTCAATGGATTCGTGATGGAATAAATGGGCGAGAAATCCGCGCTGGTCGTCGACACGTTGATAATAAACCTGGATACTCAATAATAACTTCTGCCAACGAAAAAGTATCCAGATTCTTGCAAGATCCGAATCAAAGCGAATTGAAATTGCATCCAATGCACCAACCAGAACGCGAAAAACTGCGTCGACTCGCTAATCTTTACAGTCTGAGTCTCAAAGGCGATTTAAGCTGtccaattttgtacaaaactcgACACACCACCCAGGCTATCTGCGTTGACCAAGTGTCTCTCAACAGGTTCTCTGATTACAAGCGACTGAGGAAAACACCGCCGAATTCTCCCAATCCGGATTCCTCGATGCAGaatcaagatttacaaatttcagGCCCGAGTTGCAATTCACAGATTCCGGCACACAATATTGTTGGGTCCATGCAAAATTTGACTAAACTTCCGCAATTTGAGTGGAACTCTCATATTGCTGGAGTTGATGTTCAAGCCAAACCGAGGTTTCACAATTTTGGGCATTCAAAGTCTAGTTAGATTAATGCAGTTCATCTGCAAAGCTTTTTTAGgagatattttttttggaaaagtacTTTAATTTCCAGATTAGAGGATTATAAAGTCAGCAATTAATCGTAGGAGAACTAAAcgttattttagttttaattcgaaattttttaagaactgatAGATTACGtgtttcttcaaatatttatctTTACAATATACTGAACTGTCGTTCACAAGAGAAAATCTCCAAATGGGgagattatttcaataaatgttaaaaatggggAATGTTTAGATCGTGTCAAAATTTGGCGAATAATTAACTTGTCAGAGAACGTATTTCTTTCCAAAGGCAAccgatatttttataaaaaaagtttaacttttcggGAAAGATTATAAAGTGGAATAGCATTTCTTGTATCCAGCGGTCACAACATTGCACAACAACGAATTAAACTAGCATTTGATGTGCAgtttggatataaaattttttcatgatgaAAAAATGATTGCTGATTGATGAACAGCTTTTTCAAACTGCAATAGTGTGAACCTAACGTTGAGAATAGGTTACCCAATGAATTGAGttaaagataaattatatatatatttaaataactctttccaaaaatttaatgaattcgtgAAGACTGTAGAAAAGTAATTAACTACATAGTTTATAAAACTGAGTGTTCAATTATATAAAAAGGGTCTGTAAAGTAGACAAACCTTTATtggtatattatttcaataatatattgTCGTTTTGGAACATTGctctatttatacttttttttcgtAACAATTATAAGCTTTAAATGTACTTATATCATTAGTAAATTGAAATAAACGAAAATATACAATCAGAggttttaatgtacattttttataattctagaaGACAAAAATTACAGTAGGTTAACTTAAGTTTATAAGGAAGGGCTTCAATTAATGTTGGGCCAGTTTTTTTTCCGCTGCCATTACATTTTCATTAGCGATCATTTGGAATTCCTGAAACCTTTGGGAAATCCTCTGAttcattttcaagtatttttccaTGCAATTGAGGGCGCATTTCTCTTCTTTCTCCTTAATATCACGACTCGTAAAATCACTGATGCAGTCCACAAAGCAAATTTCGGAGAGTTTATTGTAGTTCATCAGGAATTCCCGAAACtataaagtgaaaataaaatattgaaaaaatacccGAGGGCAAAAATATTCCATAGAAAATTTTTGTCCGGTCTTTTCGACAATACTTTTAACGATcggaaataaaatattgaaacaaagaAAATCTCAATCTTCCTAGAAACAAAATTGTATGCTATTTATTCGTGGCTAAACAATGTTTTGAatctttctattgaaaattgtaaattcttttaaggttttagtttagtttttttaacGGTAAATATGCAGGGTGGCTGTTTTAAACGAGGAAAAGCACTTGTTGATTTTTCCCGGTTAGTGAAAATGTTTTCACGgtcattgaaacttaaaattttgaactcttatttatttatttaaatcagtgTATGGGTAAACCCCTTTGGTACATATAAACTTACTAACTAAAAATAACGGTTAAATCTAAGTAAGAGGTATTCGAAAGGCTAGAACCGCCGCGGCTGTAAATCGTGTTTCGCACAGAGCTTCTGAATTGATATGCAGTTGTGTTAAAAAGGTCGAGCTGGTTGTTACGATTTATTATAAACGAATTGGCCTCACAGCAAATTCTGGAGATCACGGAATTAGCTCCGTAATTTGTACGGTGATTTGTAACataaaataaagatttctttttaCGGAGCGACTTAGTTGGTGCAAAAAACGTAACTTCAGAAAGAATCGAAGGACATTTTGTAATGTTGTTGACAATACCGTGAGGCAATACCTAGAGGCAAGTTTCGGAATATTTAGTATGGTTCTTataccattaaatttttttcatttaaagtaatcaaaattgaacttcaaattcatttaattcaaataccgttaaattgcaaaatttcacaTTTAGAATTTCTCAACATTGAATAGTTTAAATACTTctggtaaaaattttgaaaattcacgttatcattttcatttcaatactctaatttataaatattcaaaattgtatcatttaagtaattttaagatataaaaattaaacgattatattctttttaaaaggtacactttttcaattagaagttaaattattcttattttaagtcattttaaattaataattgttcaattattatttatatatcgaATTTCCAtactttcacttacaaattaaagatttaacaattaaaattgtaacttacAAAGTTTAAATTAACTCTGAAACTTTCACGATACGAGACTATTTCGAACAATTCAGTTGAAGATTTTATActattaatatttgatttataattgctcattttgaacgaacattcaaatatttttaaaaatactaaagaaatgttctcttttttatgtaaatttttgtatgCAATGTGTTAAAGCTAGAATATTTTAGGCTGGCCCAATTCGAATTTGAATAAAAGCGTTAAGttactttacttattttaatatactaaagttttagaattgaaacaattcaattttcaacgctaacattgtaaattttttatttttaaaccaaatcaaAATTGTCTTGTAAAGTTAATTATTGTTCAATCTTTAATACTCGAACTACAGttcaaattaagaaataattattttttatatttacagttgatcaattaaaaactttttttttgtcaaaaatttcaatttcaaatgctttaagtTCCTAACTGTTTAACAAGTAGACTATCAGAGTTGGGATTTTGTTTAATCTCATAAATTCCATATCTGAAAGTCAATTGCACGAATTTGAATggatcaaaacattattttacaatGACAATCTGATTGCGAAcaaaatagactttttaaatctttttttctgtattaaaatttttattacatttttttgtaaaatactataaatatgacatttttacagttgtcttttatacaaaattcgctttttattaaagttttaacaGGTAAAActgggaaaaatttaatattaagttttcaacagttgaaaatgaaagaaaatgccgaattttatatttttaaaaagagttaaaaatgtaatatttacataattttacatgagaatttgataaataaaaattctaatacatGCATTCTTTTGAATTCGATTTTTTCGTAAACGGGTTGCcattgataaataatattttggcaaattaattttcatccgattAAGTCtccaaaactgcattttaaaatgatttaaattgaaaatttgagctTGAAAATGAAGACACAAGATATAAAATTtggtaagttaaaaattttataattacgaTTAGAATTAATAGTAATTATATCTTATTTTATCAtgaattaataatgattaaaaattaattatttagtaaacTGATTCAGTTTTCCCGTCATTTCCGAGCCCAGCGCCCACCCTAAAAACGGcttaaatttgtcattaaaaccctaagtatttatacaaaaaatgattgtcataaataatgtataaaattgacgtaaaatcttaaaaaattatttaaataacgtaAACTCTCAAGTCTAATGCTCTAAATTTGCAATGATTTATAAATATGCAGACAAAATTTCAGGTTTTTGAATTTATGTATCTTAAAACACGTGTTTCATTTGCATatagattaaataatttaaaaacgaatttaataaaacctaaaatactaaaaaagaaagattaaaaacattcataaatttcagtttagaaaaagtacaaaacataacctctaaaaacatgttaaatcattttaaataaagaagtacGAACTGTCTTAATTTCCTCGGATCCCACATTTGATGGAAGTTGCATTGCCATTTTGTTAAGCTAGATAATCCTCAtgcaaatttattcttaaatttgaacttttttgtcacCACACGTCGAGTTtgctattttgaggttagaaaactTCGTCTGCTCACAGCGGTGCGGTCATAAAACCAAAAAGCTGCGCGTAGAAAAATTGCTGCTCAATTTTGAGAACACCTGCGTCTAAAGAATTGTAAACAACAACAAATTCGAATCATTTCTTGTCAT carries:
- the LOC117167331 gene encoding G patch domain-containing protein 2 isoform X2; the protein is MERVLKTVPVDLRVKMEALVHDLTLALEESSNSANVRRRWGIRRRARSTGNIRKSSISANKHSDDSSSSVCDLRISKNASSSKYQSDSDDTNHTKRFARFSNLNNASNFESDSVNENFMPRTNTRRKRKFKRMAIDSDSNPSTSQAVTIISSSVGKKKRVFRNDCENRYGAIWCGKRKRSCRERSTDCEMRSPKPSRASKSKNREKVRGEDAMDCSRVSSSSISSSDSEAGIVTNDEDREGDDEQSDWIGESSWWDDTESISEDKVATDPTFQAILHGSFEHLSDEVRKSYKQRIQWIRDGINGREIRAGRRHVDNKPGYSIITSANEKVSRFLQDPNQSELKLHPMHQPEREKLRRLANLYSLSLKGDLSCPILYKTRHTTQAICVDQVSLNRFSDYKRLRKTPPNSPNPDSSMQNQDLQISGPSCNSQIPAHNIVGSMQNLTKLPQFEWNSHIAGVDVQAKPRFHNFGHSKSS
- the LOC117167331 gene encoding G patch domain-containing protein 2 isoform X1 is translated as MERVLKTVPVDLRVKMEALVHDLTLALEESSNSANVRRRWGIRRRARSTGNIRKCKGDFNLMKTSISANKHSDDSSSSVCDLRISKNASSSKYQSDSDDTNHTKRFARFSNLNNASNFESDSVNENFMPRTNTRRKRKFKRMAIDSDSNPSTSQAVTIISSSVGKKKRVFRNDCENRYGAIWCGKRKRSCRERSTDCEMRSPKPSRASKSKNREKVRGEDAMDCSRVSSSSISSSDSEAGIVTNDEDREGDDEQSDWIGESSWWDDTESISEDKVATDPTFQAILHGSFEHLSDEVRKSYKQRIQWIRDGINGREIRAGRRHVDNKPGYSIITSANEKVSRFLQDPNQSELKLHPMHQPEREKLRRLANLYSLSLKGDLSCPILYKTRHTTQAICVDQVSLNRFSDYKRLRKTPPNSPNPDSSMQNQDLQISGPSCNSQIPAHNIVGSMQNLTKLPQFEWNSHIAGVDVQAKPRFHNFGHSKSS
- the LOC117167331 gene encoding G patch domain-containing protein 2 isoform X3, with product MERVLKTVPVDLRVKMEALVHDLTLALEESSNSANVRRRWGIRRRARSTGNIPSISANKHSDDSSSSVCDLRISKNASSSKYQSDSDDTNHTKRFARFSNLNNASNFESDSVNENFMPRTNTRRKRKFKRMAIDSDSNPSTSQAVTIISSSVGKKKRVFRNDCENRYGAIWCGKRKRSCRERSTDCEMRSPKPSRASKSKNREKVRGEDAMDCSRVSSSSISSSDSEAGIVTNDEDREGDDEQSDWIGESSWWDDTESISEDKVATDPTFQAILHGSFEHLSDEVRKSYKQRIQWIRDGINGREIRAGRRHVDNKPGYSIITSANEKVSRFLQDPNQSELKLHPMHQPEREKLRRLANLYSLSLKGDLSCPILYKTRHTTQAICVDQVSLNRFSDYKRLRKTPPNSPNPDSSMQNQDLQISGPSCNSQIPAHNIVGSMQNLTKLPQFEWNSHIAGVDVQAKPRFHNFGHSKSS
- the LOC117167332 gene encoding mitochondrial import inner membrane translocase subunit Tim9-like; protein product: MAMQLPSNVGSEEIKTFREFLMNYNKLSEICFVDCISDFTSRDIKEKEEKCALNCMEKYLKMNQRISQRFQEFQMIANENVMAAEKKLAQH